A stretch of the Haloplanus aerogenes genome encodes the following:
- a CDS encoding CFI-box-CTERM domain-containing protein: protein MSTEDGSETDTGTESADADDDGDRPLSEIGVGDGRDKHIHLVTESGKEIDHDDVFIRHTETEYLVCEDHEFPASETTRYRKENIGRVKITQHHSNCFITTATAGEGPTLDSLRGFRADVMRPSPTGRTLLRVYDATSPPIAATLDRHPEAVPTRLVRGLVDRCGSLADRRRAATGRGQRATLSLVLIGLYVVGVCLGALAHGWLRARERWVS, encoded by the coding sequence ATGAGCACTGAGGACGGGTCGGAGACGGACACGGGAACGGAGTCAGCGGACGCCGACGACGACGGGGACCGTCCCCTCTCGGAGATCGGCGTCGGCGACGGACGGGACAAACACATCCATCTGGTGACCGAGAGCGGCAAAGAGATCGACCACGACGATGTGTTTATCCGCCACACCGAGACGGAGTATCTCGTCTGCGAGGATCACGAGTTTCCGGCGTCCGAAACCACGCGCTACCGGAAGGAGAACATCGGCCGCGTCAAGATCACCCAGCACCACTCGAACTGTTTCATCACGACGGCGACCGCCGGCGAGGGGCCGACGCTCGACTCGCTCCGAGGGTTCCGTGCCGACGTGATGCGGCCCTCCCCCACCGGGCGGACGTTGCTCCGCGTCTACGACGCGACGAGTCCCCCCATCGCGGCGACGCTCGACCGCCACCCGGAGGCAGTCCCGACGCGCCTCGTCCGTGGGCTGGTCGACCGCTGTGGCTCCCTCGCCGACCGGCGGCGAGCGGCGACGGGGCGCGGCCAGCGGGCGACCCTCTCGCTCGTGCTGATCGGGCTCTACGTCGTCGGTGTCTGTCTCGGGGCACTCGCCCACGGGTGGCTTCGCGCCCGCGAGCGGTGGGTTAGCTGA